DNA sequence from the Candidatus Binatia bacterium genome:
CGTCTTGGGCGGGGCGGCTGGGGTCTTCTTCGCAGGCATTAGACGGCGGTCCTATGGGTCGAGAGGTTTGTCGGGGTCGCAAGTAGCGTCGCCGGCAGGAGAAATTCCTTCCAGCGGGACCAACCTCGTACCAAAATGAGGTACGGAAGGGCCGCCTCGGAAGCAAGTTCCGCGAAATCGGCCATAGGACGCGCCGTGGGCCCATCCTAGGAAAGCCCGTAGATCCGCTTCACGTTCTCCCCCAGGAAGGCCGCCCGGGTTTTGGCCGAGAGGAGGGCCACGAACCGCTCCAGGGCGGGTACCCAGGTCGATGGATGGTCCGGGTGGGGGTAGTCGGTGGCCCACATGAAGCACTCGGCGCCGACGTGGTCCATGATCAGGGGAGCCGCCGTCTCGTCGGGATCGCCCGAGATGAAGCACTGTCGGCGGAAGTACTCCGAGGGGGGTCTCTTGAGGGGCGTGGTCCGACCCAGATTGGTCTCGTAGATCGCGTCGATCCGGTCCAGGAAGGCCCCGGCCCACCCGCAGCCGGACTCGAGCACGCCGAGCTTGAGGGTAGGAAACCGCTCCAGCGTGCCGTAGGCGAAGAACGACAGGAGGGATTGCTGGGCGCCCTGGCGGAGCATCGTGTTGTAGAAGAACTCGCTCGCCATTCCGAGCCCCTTGAACCGGATGGGAACGGCCCAGGTCGGCTCGATCGTCGGGTGGATGGCGATTGGGACGTCGAGTTCACACGCCTTGGCGAACAGGGGGTCGTGATCCGGATGGCCGTGCGCTTTGCGGTTGTGGTTGAACGGCGCGACGAAGGCGCCCCGGCACCCGTCCTTCACCGCCCGCTCGAGCTCGGTGGCGGCGCCCTCTACGTCCAAGAGAGAGACGTGAGCGATCGGGACGAGCCGCCCTTTCGTGTCGCGGCAAAAGTCCGCAATCCAGCGATTGTAGGCGCGCGCGTATGCGAGTGAGAGTTCGGGGTCCTCGAGTTCGGCTTCCCAAAGAAGGCCCAGGGTCGGGTAGAGAAGGACCTTCTCGAGGTTCTCGCGATCGGCGAGTTCGACCCGCTCGCTGGCATCGCCGCCGCCGTAGGGAATGTGATCGTTGTATTTCCGATCGGGGCTGAGTCGCGCCATCTCCTCGCCCATGGCGCCGAGCATGCCGAGCGATCCCGGACGGGTGCGGACGGCGGGCTTCCCGTCGATCTCGAGGAACTCGAAGCCGTCGTCGTTCGTGCCGATTCGGATTGCACGCGCGCGATAGCGCTCTTCGAGGTGGGTCTCCCAGAGATCTGCCGGCTCGAGAACGTGGCCGTCGGCGTCGATCGTGCCGGGGAAGGGAAAGGGCAGTGCTTCGTAAGGCATCAGAGGCTCCCGTCTCGGTCTCAGTCCATCTTGGCGGCGAAGAGGCGAGCGCGCGCACGCGTCACCACTTCCGGCTTCCCGACGATGAAGATCTCTCCCTCGGCAAAGAAGCTGGTCCCGCGTCGTTCCGTGATTCGGCCGCGAATGAGCAGAGGGGACTCCGTCGGTAGCGGGCCGATGTAGCGGACCGTGAGCTCACCGGTGACGACCGGCGTGCTCTCCTTCGCATAGGCCGTCATGCATAGTGCCTCGTCGAGGAGGGTCGCCTGGATCCCGCCGTGTACGACGCCGGGGGCTCCGCCGTGGTGCTCGTGAACGGCGTACTCCACCTCGACGCCTTCGTTCGTTTCGAAGAAGCGCAGTCCGAGCCCGTTTGGGTTGTCGGCACCGCATCCAAAGCAGGTGTTCGGGCGGTCGGTCTGGAAGGCGATTTCGCGACGGTCGGTTTCACTCACGATGGATCTGGATAGTGAAGCTCCCGATTCCGGACAACATTTTTAGGAGCTGCACAGCAGTGCGCTGGGAGTGGATGCCTAGGGGGTGGGACGAGGCCGTCCCTCGCCCGGAGGCAATGAAATGAGTCTATCTACGCGAATTGTCAGGAATATTTTCCATCTCGCCGTCGCGCTCGCCCTGCTGCTGGTCGCCGACCTGTCCGCGCCAAGAGCCCAGATGGTCATCGGGAACCGGGCCCTGATGGGGGACCAACTCTTCTTTTTCCTTCGATGCCCGCATGGACCGGGGCCCGTTCTTCTGCGCGACGAATCGCGCCTTCTGAGGCCGCCGGGACGTCTTGGCAGCCTTCGGCAGCATCATCATGGACCCCTCTCAGGATCCCAAGGTGAACGGGCAGGGCGGGCTGGCGGTCGTCACGCCGGTCGCTTCATACTGCTTTGAGCAATAGCCGCCCGGAACTTTGACGGGGAGAACCGGCTCGGTCTAGACCGATGGCATGACCCCCGAAGACCTCGTCGAGATCGAGCGCATCCGTCAATTGAAAGCCCGCTATTTCCGGCTCCTGGACCAGAAGAAGTGGGACGAGTGGGCGCAGGTGTTCTGCGAAGACGTGACCATCGACACGACGCAGGACGGCGCACCGGTTCTCAACGGCCGCGCCGCGTTTCGCGAGTTCCTACCCCCGATCCTGCAGAACGTTAAGACGGTTCACCACGGGCACACGTCCGAGATCGAGCGCATCGGTCCCGACACGGCGAGGGGCGTCTGGGCCATGGAGGACATGCTCTGGTGGCCGGAAGCGGACGGCGGACGGCACCGCTGGGGGACGGGCTGGTACGAGGAGGAGTACCGCAGGGATCCCGACGGCGAGTGGCGTATTCTGAAGCTCGTTCTGCGCCGGGTTC
Encoded proteins:
- a CDS encoding nuclear transport factor 2 family protein, whose product is MTPEDLVEIERIRQLKARYFRLLDQKKWDEWAQVFCEDVTIDTTQDGAPVLNGRAAFREFLPPILQNVKTVHHGHTSEIERIGPDTARGVWAMEDMLWWPEADGGRHRWGTGWYEEEYRRDPDGEWRILKLVLRRVRVEMDGQQIFPPPGG
- a CDS encoding amidohydrolase family protein, whose translation is MPYEALPFPFPGTIDADGHVLEPADLWETHLEERYRARAIRIGTNDDGFEFLEIDGKPAVRTRPGSLGMLGAMGEEMARLSPDRKYNDHIPYGGGDASERVELADRENLEKVLLYPTLGLLWEAELEDPELSLAYARAYNRWIADFCRDTKGRLVPIAHVSLLDVEGAATELERAVKDGCRGAFVAPFNHNRKAHGHPDHDPLFAKACELDVPIAIHPTIEPTWAVPIRFKGLGMASEFFYNTMLRQGAQQSLLSFFAYGTLERFPTLKLGVLESGCGWAGAFLDRIDAIYETNLGRTTPLKRPPSEYFRRQCFISGDPDETAAPLIMDHVGAECFMWATDYPHPDHPSTWVPALERFVALLSAKTRAAFLGENVKRIYGLS
- a CDS encoding PaaI family thioesterase; the protein is MSETDRREIAFQTDRPNTCFGCGADNPNGLGLRFFETNEGVEVEYAVHEHHGGAPGVVHGGIQATLLDEALCMTAYAKESTPVVTGELTVRYIGPLPTESPLLIRGRITERRGTSFFAEGEIFIVGKPEVVTRARARLFAAKMD